The sequence below is a genomic window from Rudanella lutea DSM 19387.
GGTGCAATAACCTTCCTCGTAAAAAGGCAGGTGGTACCGGGCATGCTGAATGATACCCGTCGAATCGCTCAGGCGAAACAGGTGATCGAGCTTGAGCGCCGGCAACTGAAACGAGCCACTCACGCTTGTTTCGTACGGCAACTGGTTGGTGAAGGCGCGCATCCGTTCGTAGCGGGCCCGCGCAAAGCTATCGCCGTAGAGACCAATAACCCGCTCCCAGGTCATCTCGCGCCCCAGCAGGTACGCGCGCTTGCGCATCGAGTGCCGCATGGGCGAATCGGTGAGCAGGTTGATGATCGCATCGGCCAGTGCGCCGGAGTTGTTGAACGGCACCAGCACCCCCCGCCCGTCGGCCAGTAGTTCGCTTGCATGCCAGTAGGGCGTCGAAACCACGGCCCGCCCACCGCCAAACGCGTACGAAAGCGTACCCGAGGTAATCTGGGCTTCGTTGAGGTAAGGTGTCACGTAAATATCGGCGGCCCCGAGGTATTCGAGCAGGTCGTGCTGCTCCACAAACTGATTGTAAAACCGTACATGATCGCCCACGCCCAGGTCTTCGGCCATTTGTTTCAGCTTGTCGCGGTAGGCCTCGCCCTCGTGCCGAATCAGGTGCGGGTGCGTAGCGCCGAGCACCATGTACACCGCATCCGGAAAACGCTCCACAATCCGGGGCATCGCCTGAATCATGTTTTCGATTCCCTTATTGGGCGACAACAGCCCGAAGGTCAGCAGGGTGCACTTCGACTCCATACCGAACCGATCTTTGTAAAAATGCGGATCAACAAACGGATGATCGGGAATGCCGTGTGGAATCAGGTCTATTTTTTCGGCGGGTACGTCGTAGATGTTGATCAAAAAGTCGCGCCCCCGTTCCGACATACACACGACCCGCGCCGACAGGTCGGCAATGCTTTTGAGTACCAGCATCTGTTCTTCGCTCGGGCTTTGCAGAATGGTGTGGAAAGTGGTCACAACCGGCATGTTCAGGTTGCGCAACAGGGTCAGGATATAACTCCCGGCGGGTCCGCCAAAAATGCCGTACTCGTGTTGGAGACAGACAACCTCCGTGGTTTTGGAATTGAGAAACTCAGCCGCTTTCCGGTACGAGTCCTGATCGTGCTGATAAAACTCGTAACGCACCTCCGAGGGGTAGTCGTACCCTTCAAGTGTGTCATTGACCGACACCACAATAGGTCTGGATTCGGGTATGAATGAGGCATACGATTGATACAGATCGGCCGTAAACGTGGCGATTCCGCACTGTCGGGGCAGGTAATCGCCGATAAACGCTACATTTTTGGGCGCGGCCGGTGCACCGGTGGGGTCCCACGGTTTGTTTGTATAATCGCTTGATTGCATTCCGTTGAGTCGTAAATAAGGCTTGAACACTAGGGATACTCTACTAACAATTAAGTGGCTACAAAGGCCAATTGTTTGCTACCGGGCGGCAAAGAATGGCAAATCTGAGCCAGAGGTACGCGGATGATTTCGATTGGCACACGGATGACACAGATTGAATGGATTTCCGCAGATTTGTGAGTATTCGCGAACATCTGCCCAATCTGTGGAAATCAGCGTTCCAATTCATCCTCGTACATCCACCCAATACCCGTAATCCGCGTGCCCACTAATCTGCGTACATCCGCCAAATCCGCATCATTTGCGTGCCAATTGAAATCATCCGCGTGCCCATTCATCCGTCGTTAAAAGAAAAAAGCCGGAGCAAAGCCCCGGCCCTTTCGTGCGACACCAATATGAAATTAAAAGAAGGGTTTAGCGATCGTAGTTGGTATTCTGCGGATCAAAGTTGGTCCAGCCAGTCAGCCAGTTTTCGGTACCGTTGAAAGCACCCCGGTAGGCAGCCGCTGTAAAGAATGAATCGGCCAGTTTGCCTCCCGTAGCCGCGTTACCTGTTACCAGCAGCGCCGAGCTGGCAGGCGGCAGGAAGTTGGGCGCCGTCAGGTTAAACGACTGTGCATTGAGCAGAGCCGCAATGTCCGACGAAGCCACAATCGTGTTTTTCTTAGCGGCTGTGTTGAAAAACGTGGTAGCCACATCGTTGGTGATGGCACCGGCACCCCGCACGGCTGTGAGCGAGTTGGCTACCGTGACTGCCTGCACATCCAGAGCACCGCTATTGGCGTTGGCCAGTGTACCGGTCGTCGTTCCGTCGAGCCGCAGCCCTTCGGGGTACCCAACAAACACCGAGTTGAACACACTGATGGCCGTGTTCCGGCGTAGGTGCATGGCCGACTGGTACGCTCCGCTGCCACCCGTTCCAGAAGTCGATGCGTTGCTTGGCGTGCCGTTGGTCACAAAAGCGCTGATGTTGACAAAAACAGGCTGTGTGAGCGGCAAACCGTTGTTAGGCGTCAGGGCAACCCCACCCGCGTTTTCACCCGAATTGAAGTTGTCCGATTCAAAGCAGTTCGAACCCGACTGATCGGCTACCTGCGGGTCGCGCAGCGATACACCGAACTGAACCTTCCCGGTATACCCCCAATCGGTATCAAAGTCATCGTCGAAACCCCGGTAGGCCACCAGATATTTGGCGTTAACCGTTCCGCCAAACCACTCGAACGAGTCGTCGCCACTGTACGACACCTGCACGTGGTCGATGGTCGTGCCTGAGCCTACACCGTACAACGTCAGGCCATTGATTTCACTGT
It includes:
- a CDS encoding glycosyltransferase family 4 protein; the protein is MQSSDYTNKPWDPTGAPAAPKNVAFIGDYLPRQCGIATFTADLYQSYASFIPESRPIVVSVNDTLEGYDYPSEVRYEFYQHDQDSYRKAAEFLNSKTTEVVCLQHEYGIFGGPAGSYILTLLRNLNMPVVTTFHTILQSPSEEQMLVLKSIADLSARVVCMSERGRDFLINIYDVPAEKIDLIPHGIPDHPFVDPHFYKDRFGMESKCTLLTFGLLSPNKGIENMIQAMPRIVERFPDAVYMVLGATHPHLIRHEGEAYRDKLKQMAEDLGVGDHVRFYNQFVEQHDLLEYLGAADIYVTPYLNEAQITSGTLSYAFGGGRAVVSTPYWHASELLADGRGVLVPFNNSGALADAIINLLTDSPMRHSMRKRAYLLGREMTWERVIGLYGDSFARARYERMRAFTNQLPYETSVSGSFQLPALKLDHLFRLSDSTGIIQHARYHLPFYEEGYCTDDVARALILTLMLTQTDTYANDTRLHQLTDTYSAFLNHAYNADKQQFRNFMSYDRTWLEEVGSDDSSGRAIWAVGTCLGRSTNPNLTIWAMRIMESALPTIPAMTSPRAWAFALLGIHEYQKRFRNDRLAKTIQQQLLDKLNRCFAATATDEWPWFENTLSYDNAKLAHALVLADEPALSDIGLKALRWLVKVQTAPKTGHFQPIGSNGFYVKGETRAYFDQQPLESQSMVSACLAAYRKTGDEMWYNRALRIFRWFTGHNDLGLPLYDTRTGGCCDGLHTDRVNLNQGAESTLSYLLALAELQAAGRQRAGARQLDNSLTALLNP
- a CDS encoding IPT/TIG domain-containing protein, coding for MNHSFRWGSLCLLVLALFGLMTACDNNDTPEPILSVTGISPTSAPAGTTVTISGTNFGTTPASNTVTFGTVPATVLTATSTQLVVTVPANAGSPVTVAANGATAQGPAFTISAKPVVSVAGSISANTTWTSNNVYLLRGFVYVSPGATLTIQPGTVVKGGGVDDDPTGAKRGGTLIVEQGAKLEAAGTAQQPIVFTSNKPAGSRKYGDWGGIVLIGKAPHNRPASQQAEGGIGRALNALNEPADNSGTLRYVRIEFGGIALTNESNSEINGLTLYGVGSGTTIDHVQVSYSGDDSFEWFGGTVNAKYLVAYRGFDDDFDTDWGYTGKVQFGVSLRDPQVADQSGSNCFESDNFNSGENAGGVALTPNNGLPLTQPVFVNISAFVTNGTPSNASTSGTGGSGAYQSAMHLRRNTAISVFNSVFVGYPEGLRLDGTTTGTLANANSGALDVQAVTVANSLTAVRGAGAITNDVATTFFNTAAKKNTIVASSDIAALLNAQSFNLTAPNFLPPASSALLVTGNAATGGKLADSFFTAAAYRGAFNGTENWLTGWTNFDPQNTNYDR